From Solanum lycopersicum chromosome 8, SLM_r2.1, the proteins below share one genomic window:
- the CRY3 gene encoding cryptochrome DASH, chloroplastic/mitochondrial produces MIKQPFLLTKFTPFSSKSKHTLFTFHCNFSIKMASLTARTTPTVQNVPGLTPEEMERVCEQTFQRYESGGLGKRKGKGVAIVWFRNDLRVLDNEALLRAWVSSEAILPVYCVDPRLFGTTHYFGMPKTGALRAQFIIECLNDLKRNLVKRGLDLLIQHGKPEDIVPSLAKAYKAHTVYAHKETCSEEVKVEKMVTRNLQKLVSPSSGGIGNDPGSGNTTKLELVWGSTMYHIDDLPFDCESLPDVYTQFRKSVEYKSKVRNCTKLPTSFGPPPEVGDWGHVPQVSELGLQQEKVSKGMNFVGGESAALGRVHDYFWKKDLLKVYKETRNGMLGADYSTKFSPWLASGSLSPRFIYEEVKRYEKERLSNDSTYWVLFELIWRDYFRFLSIKLANLLFQAGGPQKVNINWSQDQTMFDAWRRGQTGYPLIDANMKELAATGYMSNRGRQIVCSFLVRDMGIDWRMGAEWFETCLLDYDPCSNYGNWTYGAGVGNDPREDRYFSIPKQAQNYDPEGEFVAYWLPELRALPREKRHSPGMMYLNPIVALKHGYTKKTGDSKTAFSSRRGRPEDNRRKRHGY; encoded by the exons ATGATCAAACAACCCTTCTTGTTAACCAAATTTACTCCATTTTCAAGCAAATCAAAGCACACCCTTTTCACATTCCACTGCAATTTCTCCATAAAAATGGCTTCTTTAACTGCCAGAACAACACCCACTGTTCAAAATGTTCCAGGACTGACCCCTGAAGAAATGGAGAGAGTTTGTGAACAGACTTTTCAGAGATATGAGTCTGGTGGTTTGGGTAAGAGGAAAGGTAAAGGGGTTGCTATTGTTTGGTTCAGGAATGATTTGAGGGTACTGGATAATGAAGCTCTTTTAAGAGCTTGGGTTTCATCTGAAGCAATCTTGCCTGTGTATTGTGTTGATCCTAGGCTTTTTGGGACTACCCATTACTTTGGAATGCCCAAAACAGGAG CTTTAAGGGCTCAATTCATCATAGAGTGCTTAAATGACTTGAAAAGGAACCTAGTGAAGCGGGGACTTGACCTATTAATTCAACATGGTAAACCAGAAGATATTGTCCCCTCCTTGGCGAAAGCTTACAAGGCACACACA GTGTATGCCCACAAGGAAACATGCAGTGAGGAagtaaaagtagaaaaaatgGTCACCAGAAATCTGCAAAAGCTTGTATCGCCATCATCTGGTGGAATAGGCAATGATCCAGGATCTGGAAATACTACTAAGCTGGAATTAGTCTGGGGTAGTACAATGTATCATATAGATGACCTTCCATTTGACTGTGAGAGTTTACCAGATGTGTACACTCAGTTCCGTAAG TCAGTGGAATACAAATCAAAAGTTCGTAATTGCACTAAACTCCCAACATCATTTGGTCCTCCACCAGAGGTTGGGGATTGGGGACATGTCCCACAAGTTTCTGAGCTCGGGCTTCAGCAGGAAAAG GTTTCTAAAGGAATGAACTTTGTTGGAGGTGAAAGTGCTGCACTGGGTAGGGTACATGATTACTTTTGGAAGAAG GATTTATTAAAAGTGTATAAAGAGACTCGAAATGGAATGTTAGGAGCTGATTATTCTACAAAGTTCTCTCCTTGGCTTGCTTCAGGAAGTCTGTCTCCCCGTTTTATATATGAAGAG GTGAAGAGATATGAGAAGGAAAGACTATCAAATGATTCAACATACTG GGTTTTGTTTGAATTAATATGGAGGGATTACTTCAGATTTCTCTCAATCAAACTAGCAAATTTGCTGTTTCAAGcag GAGGCCCTCAAAAGGTAAATATTAACTGGAGCCAAGACCAAACCATGTTTGATGCCTGGAGACGAGGGCAAACCGG GTATCCTTTAATTGATGCCAACATGAAAGAACTAGCTGCTACTGGATACATGTCGAATCGAGGACGACAG ATTGTGTGTTCTTTTCTTGTTCGAGATATGGGCATCGACTGGCGGATGGGAGCTGAATGGTTTGAGACATGCCTCTTGGATTATGATCCTTGCTCCAACTATGGCAACTGGACATATGGAGCAG GTGTTGGCAATGACCCGAGAGAAGACCGTTACTTCAGCATTCCGAAGCAA GCTCAAAACTATGATCCTGAAGGGGAGTTTGTTGCATACTGGTTACCAGAGTTAAGAGCACTTCCAAGAGAGAAAAGACACTCTCCTGGAATGATGTACTTAAATCCAATCGTAGCTCTCAAACATGGATATACCAAGAAGACTGGTGATTCAAAAACAGCCTTTTCATCAAGAAGAGGCAGACCAGAAGACAATAGACGAAAGCGACACGGCTACTGA